The following proteins are encoded in a genomic region of Candidatus Binataceae bacterium:
- a CDS encoding helix-turn-helix domain-containing protein: protein MRRSRLETKRRILDAAYGLFWRQGFFRVAMDDIATRANVTKRTLYKHFPSKDDLIQSVLAHASEFALSRLRQFKRPPDAEDFIDSFFGELSDWAAKPKWSGGGFTRVVVELADLRGHPARSIARQHKAAVERWLTEAIAAADIPSAQQRAREIMLLTEGAMILMLIHGDRSYARAAALAAKALVRPVRLRRSRSWRSS, encoded by the coding sequence ATGCGACGGTCACGGCTCGAGACCAAGCGACGCATCCTCGATGCAGCCTATGGCCTGTTCTGGCGCCAGGGCTTTTTTCGTGTCGCCATGGATGACATCGCGACACGCGCAAACGTCACCAAGCGCACGCTCTATAAGCATTTCCCCAGCAAGGACGATCTCATCCAATCGGTGCTGGCGCATGCGAGCGAATTCGCGCTGAGCCGCCTGCGACAGTTCAAGCGTCCGCCCGACGCGGAAGATTTCATTGATTCCTTCTTTGGCGAGCTCTCGGACTGGGCCGCGAAGCCAAAATGGTCCGGTGGCGGTTTCACTCGTGTCGTAGTCGAACTTGCCGATCTGCGGGGCCATCCCGCGCGCTCGATCGCGCGGCAGCATAAGGCGGCAGTGGAGCGATGGCTGACCGAGGCGATCGCTGCGGCCGACATTCCGTCGGCTCAGCAACGCGCGAGAGAGATCATGCTTCTCACCGAGGGTGCGATGATTCTGATGCTTATTCACGGAGATCGAAGCTACGCTCGGGCAGCGGCTCTTGCCGCCAAGGCGTTGGTCCGGCCCGTGCGTTTGCGGCGCTCGCGGTCCTGGCGA